The proteins below are encoded in one region of Casimicrobium huifangae:
- a CDS encoding PilN domain-containing protein: MIRINLLPHRAAKRALRKREFNLILIGTVIGVAALWYVGKLYLDERIASQQRRNDLLVAENKKLTEQIDEIKKLKDQTAALLARKQVVETLQVNRSASVKLLDQLVRQLPDGVYLKAVKQNGQKINLIGLAQSNARVSTLMRNLESSPYLQNAELVEIKAVNDKNQQRTNEFSLNISLKGIEAPAKAGPTPATAATPAAPSSREKVMQAITK; this comes from the coding sequence ATGATTCGCATCAACCTGCTGCCGCACCGCGCGGCGAAACGCGCGCTGCGCAAGCGCGAATTCAATCTCATCCTGATTGGCACCGTGATCGGGGTTGCGGCCCTCTGGTATGTCGGCAAACTCTATCTCGATGAGCGCATCGCATCACAACAGCGCCGCAACGATCTGCTGGTTGCCGAGAACAAGAAGCTCACCGAGCAGATTGACGAAATCAAAAAACTGAAGGATCAGACCGCCGCGCTGCTGGCCCGCAAGCAGGTCGTCGAGACCCTGCAGGTCAACCGAAGCGCATCGGTAAAACTGCTTGACCAGTTGGTGCGCCAACTGCCGGATGGGGTGTACCTGAAAGCAGTCAAGCAGAACGGTCAAAAAATCAATCTGATCGGGCTTGCGCAGTCAAACGCACGGGTTTCCACATTAATGCGCAACCTTGAATCATCGCCTTACCTGCAAAACGCCGAGCTGGTGGAGATCAAGGCGGTGAACGACAAAAACCAGCAGCGCACCAACGAATTCAGCCTCAACATCAGCCTTAAGGGTATCGAGGCCCCCGCCAAGGCCGGCCCGACGCCTGCGACCGCCGCAACGCCAGCGGCGCCGAGTTCGCGCGAAAAGGTCATGCAGGCAATCACGAAATAG
- a CDS encoding pilus assembly protein PilM, whose protein sequence is MAQLRGAFGAKSTPLIGVDISSTSVKLVELAGTRQKPELSRYTIEPLPRDSVTDGNIANVEAVGAAIERALRKLGSRTKGAAAALPTSMVITKRITLPATEREDDLEQAVEGEANQYIPFALDEVNLDYAVIGPVANDDTQVEVMIAAARREKVEDRVAALESAGLKPAVMDVEAMAVMSAYELMAEALPGKGIDQNIGVLDVGATSTRFYVFRNDEQIFMRESPFGGNQLTQEIQRAYNMTNEEAEAAKRSGNLPANYDNDVLRPYVDTLAIEAARALQFFLTSSAQGQLDYMLLAGGCASLPGLADAVSRRTNVVASVANPFSEMGLSPGVKSRQLAADAPALLVACGLAMRRFDA, encoded by the coding sequence TTGGCTCAGCTCCGGGGCGCATTTGGGGCAAAAAGTACCCCGCTCATCGGCGTTGACATCAGCAGCACCTCGGTGAAGCTGGTCGAGTTGGCGGGGACTCGGCAAAAACCCGAACTCAGTCGTTACACGATTGAGCCTCTGCCGCGAGATTCGGTCACCGACGGCAATATCGCCAATGTTGAGGCGGTCGGGGCGGCAATTGAGCGGGCGTTGCGCAAGCTCGGTTCGCGCACAAAGGGTGCTGCCGCGGCACTTCCGACCAGTATGGTGATCACCAAGCGCATTACGCTGCCAGCGACCGAGCGGGAAGACGATCTTGAGCAGGCGGTAGAAGGCGAGGCGAATCAGTACATTCCTTTCGCACTTGACGAAGTTAACCTCGACTACGCGGTTATCGGCCCGGTTGCCAACGATGACACCCAGGTTGAGGTGATGATCGCCGCCGCCCGCCGGGAAAAGGTGGAGGATCGCGTCGCTGCGCTGGAGTCCGCCGGCCTCAAACCTGCCGTAATGGACGTCGAGGCGATGGCGGTGATGAGCGCGTACGAACTGATGGCGGAGGCGCTGCCCGGCAAAGGGATCGACCAGAACATCGGGGTACTGGACGTTGGCGCCACCTCGACGCGGTTTTATGTTTTCCGCAATGACGAGCAGATTTTCATGCGCGAGAGCCCCTTTGGTGGCAATCAGCTGACGCAGGAAATCCAGCGGGCCTACAACATGACCAACGAAGAAGCCGAAGCAGCCAAGCGTTCCGGCAATCTTCCGGCAAACTACGACAACGATGTCCTGCGCCCCTATGTTGATACCTTGGCGATCGAAGCGGCGCGGGCTTTGCAGTTCTTCCTGACCTCCAGCGCGCAGGGCCAGCTTGACTACATGTTGCTGGCCGGTGGTTGCGCTTCGCTCCCTGGCCTCGCCGATGCAGTATCACGACGGACCAACGTGGTTGCCTCAGTTGCCAACCCCTTTTCAGAGATGGGCTTAAGTCCGGGTGTGAAGTCGCGTCAGCTGGCGGCTGATGCGCCAGCGCTGCTCGTTGCCTGCGGTCTCGCAATGCGGAGGTTTGACGCATGA
- a CDS encoding penicillin-binding protein 1A: MFKRWVVYLASVLGGLLLVGGVLGTLVWALISARLPSLDVLTDYQPKLPLRVLSEEGTVLAEFGEERRSIVKLAEVPVHVRQAILAAEDANFYEHSGVDWLAALRAAYTNTMGGPRSGAGTITMQVARNFFLTRERSGVAGYLRKANEVVLTFKIERDLTKDQILELYINQIYLGQRAYGFAAAAKAYYGKPLEKVTVAEAAMLAGLPKAPSSFNPFVNPKRAALRQQYVLRRMHELDYLNDANYKAALAAPPTLKTDTGPTVHSEYLNEMVRQFVFDLVGETAYTRGLSVTTTIKARDQEAAYQALRRGVLDYERRQAFRGPEGYVELPAPPKDGKETKESKEALAEAIETAFSQFPDADDLLTAVVLEASPKRVIITRGEGETYTLEGEAIRFVRNALAENASSGERLRRGAVLRMTQDEKGAPRLTQLPQVEAALVALDPNDGAVRSLVGGFDFGKNQYNHVTQASRQPGSSFKPFIYSAALEKGITSTTVINDAPLFFPAAQTGGEDWEPKNYDGKFEGPMRVRTALAKSKNMVSIRVLRSIGPSYAQDYITKFGFDPKQHPAYLTLALGAGQTNPMQMAAAYSVFANGGYRVKPYFIKKIVDPKGTVIFEESPVVAGKDAEQAIDPRNAFIMTTMLRDVVRAGTAAKAMALGRGDLAGKTGTTNDSVDAWFAGFNQSLVGVAWVGFDQPKSLGERETGGGVALPIWINYMKTALKGVPEIPLKPPGGVVSATVSGDGEGLVDTGAVSDWFYSEFPPRRFVDPLTGNEGGRSKQDEEVRQQLF, from the coding sequence ATGTTCAAGCGTTGGGTGGTGTACCTTGCTTCCGTATTGGGGGGGCTGCTGCTGGTAGGCGGCGTGCTCGGAACCCTTGTCTGGGCGTTGATCAGCGCCCGCTTGCCGTCGCTTGACGTCCTGACCGACTATCAGCCCAAGCTCCCGCTTCGCGTGCTGTCGGAGGAGGGCACGGTGCTGGCCGAGTTCGGCGAGGAGCGGCGCAGCATCGTCAAGCTGGCCGAGGTGCCGGTCCATGTCCGCCAGGCAATCCTCGCTGCGGAAGACGCCAATTTCTACGAGCACTCCGGCGTTGACTGGCTTGCCGCGCTGCGCGCTGCCTACACCAACACCATGGGCGGACCACGGTCTGGCGCCGGCACTATCACCATGCAGGTGGCCCGCAATTTCTTCCTCACGCGGGAACGTTCCGGGGTTGCCGGTTACCTGAGAAAAGCCAATGAGGTAGTGCTCACTTTCAAAATTGAGCGCGACCTGACTAAAGATCAGATTCTTGAGCTGTACATCAACCAGATCTACCTGGGGCAGCGGGCGTATGGTTTCGCCGCGGCTGCCAAGGCGTATTACGGCAAGCCGCTGGAAAAAGTCACCGTCGCTGAAGCTGCCATGCTGGCCGGGCTGCCCAAGGCCCCATCGTCGTTCAATCCTTTCGTCAACCCGAAGCGGGCTGCCCTGCGTCAGCAATACGTGCTGCGCCGGATGCACGAGCTGGACTATCTGAACGACGCCAACTACAAGGCGGCGCTCGCGGCCCCGCCGACGCTCAAGACTGACACTGGGCCTACCGTCCATTCCGAGTACCTGAACGAGATGGTTCGCCAGTTCGTGTTCGATCTGGTGGGGGAAACCGCCTATACACGCGGGCTTTCGGTCACCACCACCATCAAGGCACGCGATCAGGAGGCGGCCTACCAGGCGCTTCGCCGTGGCGTCCTGGACTACGAGCGGCGGCAGGCGTTCCGCGGCCCCGAAGGTTACGTCGAACTGCCGGCGCCGCCGAAAGACGGCAAGGAGACGAAAGAGTCAAAGGAAGCCCTCGCCGAAGCAATCGAAACCGCGTTCTCGCAGTTTCCCGACGCCGATGACCTGCTGACCGCCGTCGTGCTCGAAGCCAGTCCGAAGCGTGTGATCATCACCCGTGGCGAAGGCGAAACCTACACCCTGGAAGGCGAGGCGATCCGCTTCGTGCGCAATGCGCTGGCCGAAAACGCCTCGTCCGGCGAGCGCCTGCGCCGCGGCGCCGTGCTGCGCATGACGCAGGATGAAAAGGGCGCCCCGCGCCTGACGCAACTGCCACAGGTGGAAGCGGCACTGGTGGCACTGGATCCGAACGACGGCGCCGTGCGCAGCCTGGTCGGCGGCTTCGATTTCGGTAAAAACCAGTACAACCACGTCACTCAGGCGAGCCGGCAACCCGGTTCCTCGTTCAAGCCGTTCATCTATTCGGCGGCGCTGGAGAAGGGCATTACCTCGACTACCGTCATCAACGACGCGCCTTTGTTCTTCCCGGCCGCGCAGACTGGCGGCGAGGATTGGGAGCCAAAAAACTACGACGGCAAATTCGAAGGCCCGATGCGGGTGCGTACCGCACTGGCGAAATCGAAGAACATGGTCTCCATCCGTGTGCTGCGCTCGATCGGGCCGAGCTACGCCCAGGACTACATCACCAAGTTCGGCTTTGACCCGAAGCAACACCCGGCCTATCTGACGCTCGCGCTTGGCGCAGGCCAGACCAATCCAATGCAGATGGCCGCCGCGTACTCGGTGTTCGCCAACGGTGGCTACCGCGTCAAGCCCTACTTCATCAAGAAGATCGTCGATCCGAAGGGCACCGTCATCTTCGAAGAATCGCCGGTGGTGGCGGGCAAGGACGCCGAGCAGGCGATCGACCCGCGTAACGCCTTCATCATGACCACCATGCTGCGCGACGTGGTGCGCGCCGGCACCGCCGCCAAGGCGATGGCGCTAGGCCGTGGCGATCTGGCTGGCAAGACGGGCACCACCAACGACAGCGTGGACGCCTGGTTCGCCGGATTCAATCAGTCGCTGGTGGGCGTCGCCTGGGTTGGCTTCGACCAGCCGAAGTCGCTTGGCGAACGCGAGACCGGTGGCGGCGTTGCGCTGCCGATCTGGATCAACTACATGAAGACGGCGCTGAAAGGCGTGCCGGAAATCCCGCTCAAGCCGCCGGGCGGCGTGGTCAGCGCCACGGTCAGCGGCGACGGCGAGGGGCTGGTGGATACTGGTGCGGTGTCGGACTGGTTCTACTCCGAGTTCCCACCGCGCCGCTTTGTCGATCCGCTCACCGGCAACGAAGGCGGTCGCAGCAAGCAGGACGAAGAGGTGCGGCAGCAGCTGTTCTGA
- a CDS encoding delta-60 repeat domain-containing protein: MLIRSNRSFWCLMLVVLTVGPLPAALAQTPGSLDTSFGGVGFVSTAVSTGAGDDRARAMMLQPDGKIVVVGACDNNFCLVRYHTDGTLDSSFGIGGRVNETRASTTLTAYSAALQPDGKIVVVGNCIVGLTATMCAARFMADGSLDSAFGTSAGWTLPNVTSGGDVAKAVALQTDGKIVLAGVCTGFASPTAADFCLVRLNANGTLDTTFNTTGMVTASFGGGAINQGANAVAIQTDGKIVAAGYCDAGTYDNICVARFLANGTALDGTFGGGSGRVVTQAVASMHNRAYSLALLHNGKILVGAECGSATCGARYNPDGTLDASFATGASLAPAERRRTRPFPVDSRWLLTAALFWPGGPIQALVLMAAGRSTTPLLAHLLPL, encoded by the coding sequence ATGTTGATTCGCTCGAACCGCAGTTTCTGGTGTCTCATGCTGGTCGTGCTCACGGTCGGCCCATTGCCGGCCGCGCTGGCGCAAACGCCGGGCAGCCTCGATACCTCGTTTGGTGGTGTCGGCTTTGTCTCGACAGCGGTGAGTACCGGTGCCGGTGACGACCGTGCCCGCGCGATGATGCTGCAACCCGACGGCAAGATCGTGGTGGTGGGCGCCTGTGACAACAATTTCTGCCTGGTGCGTTATCACACGGACGGGACGCTCGACAGCAGCTTCGGCATCGGCGGACGAGTCAACGAGACACGGGCCAGCACCACTCTCACAGCCTACAGTGCGGCGTTGCAACCGGATGGCAAGATTGTGGTGGTGGGCAACTGCATTGTTGGCCTGACCGCAACCATGTGCGCGGCCCGGTTCATGGCCGACGGCAGCCTCGACAGTGCATTCGGCACCAGCGCGGGCTGGACTTTGCCCAATGTGACCAGCGGTGGCGATGTTGCTAAAGCAGTGGCACTGCAAACCGATGGCAAGATTGTGCTGGCCGGTGTGTGCACGGGATTCGCGAGCCCGACGGCGGCCGACTTTTGTCTTGTCCGGCTCAATGCCAACGGCACACTGGACACCACTTTCAACACCACAGGGATGGTGACGGCTTCCTTCGGCGGCGGTGCCATCAATCAGGGCGCCAATGCGGTTGCCATCCAGACCGACGGCAAAATCGTGGCGGCGGGCTATTGCGACGCGGGTACGTATGACAACATTTGTGTCGCCCGCTTTCTTGCCAATGGCACTGCGCTCGACGGAACCTTCGGCGGTGGAAGCGGCCGTGTCGTGACCCAGGCGGTGGCCAGCATGCACAATCGCGCCTACAGCCTGGCGCTGCTGCACAACGGCAAGATTCTGGTCGGTGCGGAGTGCGGTTCAGCGACTTGCGGTGCGCGTTACAACCCGGACGGCACGCTGGACGCGTCGTTCGCCACCGGGGCGTCTTTGGCCCCGGCGGAACGACGTCGTACGAGACCCTTTCCGGTGGACTCGCGCTGGCTTTTGACGGCAGCTTTGTTCTGGCCGGGTGGTCCAATCCAGGCGCTGGTATTGATGGCCGCAGGGCGTTCTACTACTCCCCTGCTGGCGCACTTGTTGCCGCTATGA